In the Streptomyces sp. BHT-5-2 genome, one interval contains:
- a CDS encoding 3-hydroxybutyryl-CoA dehydrogenase codes for MTDSFADIARVGVVGCGQMGAGIAEVCARAGLDVKVAETTGEALELGRTRLTNSLGKAAERGKITVAERDTTLGRLSFTTDLGEFADRDLVIEAVVENEQVKTEIFQVLDQVVVRPDAILASNTSSIPLVKLAVATSRPDQVIGIHFFNPAPVQKLVELIPALTTGEETLKRAESLVQDVLGKHAIRAQDRSGFVVNALLIPYLLSAIRMFESGMASREDIDNGMEMGCAHPMGPLKLSDLIGLDTVASVAASMYEEYKEPLYAAPPLLQRMVDAGRLGRKSGSGFYSY; via the coding sequence GTGACGGACTCATTCGCCGACATTGCACGCGTCGGAGTGGTCGGCTGCGGCCAGATGGGCGCGGGCATCGCCGAGGTGTGCGCCCGCGCCGGGCTGGACGTCAAGGTTGCGGAGACCACCGGCGAGGCACTGGAGCTGGGGCGCACCCGCCTGACCAACTCCCTCGGCAAGGCCGCCGAACGCGGCAAGATCACCGTGGCCGAACGCGACACCACGCTCGGCCGGCTCAGCTTCACCACCGACCTCGGCGAGTTCGCCGACCGTGATCTCGTCATCGAGGCCGTGGTGGAGAACGAGCAGGTCAAGACCGAGATCTTCCAGGTGCTCGACCAGGTGGTGGTCCGCCCGGACGCGATCCTGGCGTCCAACACCTCGTCCATCCCCCTGGTGAAGCTGGCGGTCGCCACCTCCCGGCCCGACCAGGTCATCGGCATCCACTTCTTCAACCCGGCGCCGGTGCAGAAGCTCGTCGAGCTGATCCCGGCACTCACCACCGGCGAGGAGACCCTCAAGCGCGCCGAGTCGCTGGTCCAGGACGTGCTCGGCAAGCACGCCATCCGCGCCCAGGACCGCTCCGGCTTCGTGGTGAACGCCCTGCTCATCCCGTACCTGCTCTCCGCGATCCGGATGTTCGAGTCCGGCATGGCCAGCCGCGAGGACATCGACAACGGCATGGAGATGGGCTGCGCCCACCCGATGGGCCCGCTCAAGCTCTCCGACCTGATCGGCCTGGACACCGTCGCCTCGGTCGCCGCGTCGATGTACGAGGAGTACAAGGAGCCGCTGTACGCCGCTCCCCCGCTGCTCCAGCGGATGGTGGACGCGGGGCGGCTGGGCCGCAAGAGCGGGTCGGGGTTCTACTCCTACTGA
- a CDS encoding NUDIX domain-containing protein: protein MRWNNLSEKPVYANPWFRVNLADVELPDGRHLDHFLIRMRPVAVATAVNEANEVLLLWRHRFITDSWGWELAAGVVEDGEDPAAAAAREMEEETGWRPGPLQHLLSVEPSNGLTDARHHIYWSDRAEYLGAPQDDFESDRREWVDLKLVPDMVARGEVPAANMAAALLMLHHIRLG from the coding sequence GTGCGTTGGAACAATCTCAGCGAAAAGCCGGTCTACGCGAACCCCTGGTTCCGGGTCAATCTGGCCGATGTGGAACTCCCCGACGGCCGTCACCTGGATCACTTCCTGATCCGGATGCGGCCGGTGGCGGTGGCCACCGCGGTCAACGAGGCCAATGAGGTGCTGCTGCTGTGGCGGCACCGGTTCATCACCGACAGCTGGGGCTGGGAGCTGGCCGCCGGCGTGGTGGAGGACGGGGAGGATCCGGCCGCCGCGGCCGCGCGGGAGATGGAGGAGGAGACCGGGTGGCGACCCGGACCCCTCCAACACCTCCTCTCGGTGGAGCCGTCCAACGGCCTCACCGACGCGCGGCACCACATCTACTGGTCCGACCGGGCCGAGTACCTCGGCGCCCCGCAGGACGACTTCGAGTCGGACCGGCGGGAGTGGGTCGACCTCAAGCTGGTGCCCGACATGGTGGCGAGGGGGGAGGTGCCGGCCGCGAACATGGCCGCGGCCCTGCTGATGCTCCACCACATCCGGCTCGGCTGA